The proteins below are encoded in one region of Ereboglobus luteus:
- a CDS encoding helix-turn-helix domain-containing protein: MTDDELRRLSSLRSLIEGFGSRCAAVQLAGKHEQIDALHEIAKRLNKAARKRDYEGFRNADAQLHETIMEAAGVPFLREVWKIVWNGLSEFHERGFKEYVTDPRTLIGEHEYLLETIARSDAAAAEDAARCHAEANWARLAARKQKTSKGTEPFHFAEAHIAAHLHCPLRLEEVAAKIAFTSPGNLSRLFRQHYGLSFKAHLQKLRMAKAAELLASTGLPVATIARRVGYRDVSRFAQHFRRHYKMLPREWRSTTADGRAQGNTVF, encoded by the coding sequence ATGACAGACGACGAACTTCGCAGACTCTCATCGCTCCGATCCCTGATCGAGGGCTTCGGCTCGCGCTGTGCCGCGGTGCAACTGGCGGGCAAGCACGAGCAGATCGACGCATTGCATGAAATTGCGAAACGCCTGAACAAGGCGGCGCGCAAGCGTGATTACGAGGGCTTCCGCAATGCGGACGCGCAATTGCACGAAACAATAATGGAGGCAGCCGGCGTTCCCTTTTTGCGCGAAGTCTGGAAAATTGTGTGGAACGGGCTCTCCGAATTTCACGAGCGCGGCTTCAAGGAATATGTCACCGACCCGCGCACGCTCATTGGCGAACATGAGTATTTGCTCGAAACAATCGCCCGCAGCGATGCCGCCGCCGCCGAGGATGCGGCGCGCTGCCATGCCGAGGCCAACTGGGCGCGGTTGGCGGCGCGCAAGCAAAAAACCAGCAAGGGCACCGAGCCGTTTCATTTCGCGGAGGCGCACATAGCCGCGCATTTGCATTGCCCGCTGCGCTTGGAGGAGGTTGCGGCAAAAATCGCCTTCACCAGCCCGGGAAATCTCTCCCGTTTGTTCAGGCAGCATTACGGTCTCAGCTTCAAGGCGCATTTGCAAAAATTGCGCATGGCAAAAGCAGCGGAACTGCTTGCATCGACCGGCCTTCCGGTCGCGACAATCGCCCGGCGCGTGGGATATCGTGATGTGTCGCGTTTCGCGCAGCATTTCCGCAGGCATTATAAAATGCTGCCCCGGGAATGGCGAAGCACGACGGCGGACGGGCGCGCGCAAGGAAACACGGTATTCTGA
- a CDS encoding peptidyl-alpha-hydroxyglycine alpha-amidating lyase family protein, with amino-acid sequence MSETTTAIGQIYQNARIVDGSKWPRLNYKPDPLWPRLPDNTTFEETPGIAVDSREHAYVFHRGENPLMEFAPDGTLRRAWGNRMFVWPHSVKLDPEGNIWAVDGGGHMIVKIDPAGQVRMVLGRKQTPGETEENFNQPTDVGFGPHGDIYVTDGYGNSRVVRYTKEGRFINAWGRKGTGPGEFDMPHSVVVDRTGRVYIGDRENYRIQVFTREGEYITQWDQYGSPWGMCITPDDYLFMCDGHANRVVKLTLDGKLEGTFGVPGKMPGEFGYAHQIAVAPSGNIYIAEIVNWRVQKFIPR; translated from the coding sequence ATGAGCGAAACGACAACAGCAATTGGTCAAATTTATCAAAACGCGCGAATCGTCGACGGCAGCAAATGGCCCCGCCTGAATTATAAACCGGATCCGTTGTGGCCAAGACTTCCCGACAACACCACTTTCGAGGAAACCCCGGGGATCGCCGTCGACTCCCGCGAGCACGCTTATGTTTTTCACCGCGGGGAAAATCCCCTCATGGAGTTTGCGCCCGACGGCACTTTGCGACGCGCGTGGGGCAACCGCATGTTTGTCTGGCCGCACAGTGTCAAACTTGACCCCGAGGGCAACATCTGGGCGGTCGATGGCGGCGGCCACATGATTGTTAAAATTGATCCCGCCGGCCAAGTTCGCATGGTGCTCGGGCGCAAGCAAACCCCCGGTGAAACCGAGGAAAATTTCAACCAGCCCACCGATGTCGGATTTGGTCCGCACGGCGACATCTACGTGACCGATGGTTACGGAAACTCGCGCGTGGTGCGTTATACAAAAGAGGGGCGCTTCATAAATGCGTGGGGCCGCAAGGGAACCGGCCCCGGCGAGTTCGACATGCCGCATTCCGTCGTGGTGGATCGCACGGGGCGCGTTTATATAGGCGACCGCGAAAACTATCGCATTCAAGTTTTCACACGCGAAGGCGAATATATAACACAATGGGATCAATACGGCTCGCCGTGGGGCATGTGCATAACTCCCGACGATTACCTCTTCATGTGCGACGGACACGCCAACCGCGTTGTGAAATTGACACTCGACGGCAAACTCGAAGGCACATTCGGGGTTCCTGGAAAAATGCCGGGAGAATTCGGTTATGCGCACCAGATCGCCGTGGCTCCAAGCGGAAATATATACATCGCCGAGATAGTAAACTGGCGTGTGCAGAAATTCATCCCGCGTTGA
- a CDS encoding MFS transporter produces the protein MSPEKPSKPQRVVGPNYKWAVVAMFWCICFFNYADRQAIYAVFPALKTEFGFDAVQLGLIGSAFMWVYAFGSPFAGFIADRVSRKHLILGGCLFWSAITVMTGWCSKLWHFVTVRALEGVGETFYFPSAMSLMGDYHNRKTRSRAFSLHQSSVYAGTIGGGWLGAWFAEHHGWRWGFYLFGAAGMLLALVLYRFLHDRARGAAEREEAETLKAEKDRQPEQPQPAQAAVDETPPTVFETARIILRKPTVWLLLGGFMAANFVATIFLTWTPYFLVEKFHFRLTNAGLSGSVFIHLASAISVPFAGILADRWAARHPGGRMLVQATGLVCGIVFVGLVGLTNNVTLLLVAMACFGMCKGFYDSNVFASVYDVVEPRARASAAGLMNMVGWGGGALGPLAVGLATKYGRHADPVANMSEAIAFGSVVYLVGAVLLILAGLVFVKRDIVTRVARHEITTH, from the coding sequence ATGTCCCCTGAAAAACCAAGCAAACCCCAACGTGTCGTCGGCCCGAATTATAAATGGGCCGTGGTGGCGATGTTTTGGTGCATTTGTTTTTTTAACTACGCGGATCGCCAGGCGATCTACGCCGTTTTTCCGGCGCTCAAAACAGAATTCGGCTTCGATGCGGTGCAGCTCGGCTTGATTGGGTCGGCGTTCATGTGGGTGTATGCATTCGGCTCGCCGTTTGCCGGATTCATTGCCGATCGCGTTTCACGCAAGCACCTCATTCTCGGCGGGTGCCTGTTCTGGAGCGCAATCACGGTGATGACCGGCTGGTGCAGCAAGCTCTGGCATTTTGTCACGGTGCGCGCGCTCGAGGGAGTCGGCGAAACGTTTTATTTTCCATCGGCCATGTCACTGATGGGCGACTATCACAACCGGAAGACGCGGTCGCGCGCGTTCTCGCTGCACCAGTCGAGCGTTTACGCCGGCACCATTGGCGGTGGCTGGCTCGGCGCGTGGTTCGCCGAACACCACGGCTGGCGCTGGGGATTTTATCTGTTCGGCGCGGCGGGCATGCTGCTCGCGCTCGTGCTCTATCGCTTCCTGCATGACCGCGCGCGCGGTGCGGCGGAACGCGAGGAAGCCGAAACATTAAAAGCTGAAAAAGACCGGCAGCCGGAGCAGCCGCAACCAGCGCAGGCCGCGGTTGACGAGACTCCGCCAACCGTGTTCGAAACGGCCAGGATTATATTGCGCAAACCCACCGTGTGGCTGCTTCTGGGCGGATTCATGGCGGCGAATTTTGTCGCGACAATTTTCCTCACATGGACGCCCTATTTCTTGGTTGAAAAGTTTCACTTCCGACTGACAAACGCCGGCCTTTCAGGCAGTGTGTTCATCCATCTGGCAAGCGCGATAAGCGTGCCATTCGCCGGCATTCTTGCGGATCGGTGGGCGGCGCGACATCCCGGCGGGCGCATGCTGGTGCAGGCAACCGGGCTTGTCTGCGGGATTGTTTTTGTGGGGCTTGTCGGGCTGACAAACAATGTCACGCTGCTCCTCGTTGCGATGGCGTGCTTCGGCATGTGCAAGGGTTTTTATGACTCGAATGTTTTCGCATCCGTTTACGATGTGGTCGAGCCACGAGCCCGCGCCAGCGCCGCGGGACTGATGAACATGGTCGGCTGGGGTGGCGGCGCGCTCGGCCCGCTTGCGGTCGGGCTGGCCACAAAATACGGCCGCCACGCCGATCCGGTGGCAAACATGAGCGAGGCGATCGCGTTCGGCTCGGTTGTTTATCTCGTCGGCGCGGTTCTTTTGATTCTCGCGGGCCTGGTTTTTGTAAAACGCGACATAGTTACGCGCGTGGCGCGCCATGAGATCACAACCCATTAA